One window of the Chitinophagales bacterium genome contains the following:
- a CDS encoding TPM domain-containing protein — protein MPDAKDFFSEDEQVAIIESIRKAEQKTSGEVRLHLENRCGKKGAIARAEQLFHKLKMDETELRNGVLIYLAIKDHQFAIIGDKGINELSPEDFWENVRDLMQEKFKNGEFLEGICEGIELAGEELQKDFPDMGDDKNELPDDISYNK, from the coding sequence ATGCCTGATGCCAAAGATTTTTTTAGCGAAGACGAACAAGTTGCCATTATTGAAAGCATTCGCAAAGCGGAGCAAAAAACCTCTGGCGAAGTCCGACTGCACCTGGAAAACCGCTGTGGAAAGAAAGGTGCGATAGCGCGTGCAGAGCAATTGTTTCATAAATTGAAAATGGACGAAACAGAACTGCGCAATGGCGTATTGATCTACCTGGCCATCAAAGACCATCAATTTGCCATTATTGGCGATAAAGGCATCAATGAACTTTCGCCAGAAGACTTCTGGGAAAATGTGCGCGACCTGATGCAGGAGAAATTTAAAAACGGTGAATTCCTTGAAGGCATTTGTGAAGGCATAGAACTGGCAGGCGAAGAACTGCAAAAGGATTTTCCCGATATGGGCGATGATAAAAACGAATTACCTGATGACATTTCATACAATAAATAA